From a region of the Synechococcus sp. PCC 7502 genome:
- a CDS encoding GIY-YIG nuclease family protein, producing MSKTPKFNQSFWYSGFDGQLFAELLPAQPNYWFINILGGKYLVASDVSTIELQVLPFLQSYKFKFQQATWLYEITSPFSKNPFLTLAPPQQAIALCQSGNQPLVQSLQSTSIKIFDHKPTQKLESTKAYIYFIVTEDYQYLKIGFSKNPSSRLAELQSSRPQTLIYIGSLTSTHDAFRAICQRFEHLLVRNGWYNYHHELQNAVTDLLSHK from the coding sequence ATGTCGAAAACACCTAAATTTAATCAAAGTTTTTGGTATTCTGGCTTCGATGGACAGCTATTTGCAGAACTTTTACCTGCTCAACCTAACTATTGGTTCATTAATATTTTGGGTGGTAAATACTTAGTTGCCTCTGATGTCTCTACTATTGAACTTCAAGTTCTTCCTTTTTTACAAAGTTATAAATTTAAGTTTCAACAAGCTACATGGCTGTATGAAATTACTAGCCCTTTTTCTAAAAATCCATTTTTAACTCTAGCCCCACCTCAGCAGGCGATCGCACTGTGTCAATCTGGAAATCAGCCTTTAGTTCAAAGCTTACAGTCTACATCAATCAAGATTTTTGATCACAAGCCTACACAAAAACTTGAATCCACCAAAGCTTATATCTACTTCATAGTTACCGAGGATTATCAATATCTAAAAATTGGGTTTTCTAAAAATCCTAGTAGTCGTCTAGCCGAATTACAATCTTCTCGTCCTCAGACTTTAATTTACATTGGTAGTCTTACTTCAACCCATGACGCTTTCAGAGCAATATGTCAAAGATTTGAGCATTTGTTGGTTCGTAATGGTTGGTACAACTATCACCACGAACTCCAAAATGCTGTAACAGATTTACTCTCTCATAAATAA
- a CDS encoding transposase yields the protein MLNPYSSSLTDKEWEIIEPLLPKKKQTRPPTWTKRQILDGILYQLKNGCNWRDMPRDLPPFSTVYRYYKEWKDTGTFTAIMETLHSTAREQSKKIKMDNFNHH from the coding sequence ATGCTAAATCCATACTCAAGTAGCCTAACAGATAAAGAATGGGAAATTATAGAACCATTGCTCCCAAAGAAAAAGCAAACTAGACCGCCAACTTGGACAAAAAGACAAATTTTAGACGGCATACTCTACCAACTCAAAAACGGTTGTAATTGGCGAGATATGCCCCGAGACTTACCACCATTCTCTACAGTCTATCGATACTACAAGGAGTGGAAAGATACAGGTACATTTACTGCGATTATGGAAACCTTGCATTCAACAGCCCGTGAACAGTCAAAAAAAATCAAAATGGACAACTTTAATCATCATTGA
- a CDS encoding transposase, whose amino-acid sequence MNSQKKSKWTTLIIIDSQAVKNTCNASIESKGFCSYKATNGIKRHLAVDTLGFPFFTYLTRANVSDDQGLIEMLTINIDYFKSKPDDITLTTILLDSGYHIEKLIQELEKIYPEIMTKIRFEISPKVSKQQKAEKGLSGFVVVPTRWVIERSNAWVERCKILVKNFERTLVNATAKLNLCFIRLMLKRIATHEI is encoded by the coding sequence GTGAACAGTCAAAAAAAATCAAAATGGACAACTTTAATCATCATTGACTCACAAGCAGTGAAAAATACTTGTAATGCAAGTATAGAATCCAAGGGCTTCTGCTCCTACAAAGCAACTAACGGGATCAAAAGACATTTAGCCGTTGACACTCTGGGATTTCCTTTCTTTACCTATTTAACAAGAGCAAATGTATCAGATGACCAAGGACTGATTGAGATGTTAACGATTAACATTGATTACTTCAAATCGAAACCAGATGACATTACGCTAACTACGATATTGCTGGATAGTGGTTATCATATCGAGAAACTGATCCAAGAACTAGAGAAGATATATCCTGAGATTATGACTAAGATTAGGTTTGAAATTTCTCCTAAGGTATCAAAGCAACAGAAGGCAGAAAAAGGTCTGTCTGGGTTTGTAGTTGTGCCGACAAGGTGGGTAATTGAAAGGTCAAATGCTTGGGTTGAAAGATGCAAAATCTTAGTTAAGAACTTTGAGAGAACTCTCGTTAATGCTACAGCTAAACTCAATCTTTGCTTTATTCGTTTGATGCTAAAAAGAATTGCTACTCATGAGATATGA
- a CDS encoding transposase, translating into MNSGGKGILYQLKNGCNWRDMSRDLPPFSTVYRYYKEWKDNHGCSSFNGT; encoded by the coding sequence TTGAACAGTGGGGGTAAAGGCATCCTTTACCAACTGAAAAACGGTTGTAATTGGCGAGATATGTCCCGAGACTTACCACCATTTTCTACAGTGTATCGATACTACAAAGAATGGAAAGATAATCATGGATGCTCTTCATTCAACGGTACGTGA
- a CDS encoding transposase encodes MDALHSTVREQSKKKPKWTTLIIIDSQPTKTTCNAGVESRGFCSYKATNGIKRHLAVDSLGFPFFTHLTKANVSDDQGLIEMLTINIEYFKTKPNDIPITTILLDSGYHIEKLTADLEKVYPEIMTKIRVEIAPKMSKQEKQEKGLSGFVTVPTRWVIERSNAWVERCKILVKNFERTLFNVTAKLNLCFIRLMLKRIATHEI; translated from the coding sequence ATGGATGCTCTTCATTCAACGGTACGTGAGCAGTCAAAAAAAAAGCCAAAATGGACAACATTAATCATCATAGACTCTCAGCCAACGAAAACCACTTGTAATGCAGGTGTAGAATCCAGAGGTTTCTGCTCCTACAAAGCCACCAACGGCATCAAAAGACATCTAGCAGTCGACAGTCTAGGATTTCCTTTTTTTACTCACTTAACTAAAGCTAATGTATCAGATGACCAAGGACTGATTGAAATGTTAACGATCAATATTGAATATTTTAAGACTAAACCAAATGACATTCCCATCACGACAATATTGCTAGATAGTGGTTATCACATTGAAAAACTGACAGCAGATTTAGAAAAGGTATATCCTGAGATTATGACAAAGATTAGGGTTGAAATTGCTCCAAAAATGTCAAAACAAGAGAAACAAGAAAAGGGCTTATCTGGATTTGTGACTGTGCCGACCAGATGGGTGATTGAGAGATCAAATGCCTGGGTTGAAAGATGTAAAATCTTAGTCAAAAACTTTGAGAGAACTCTGTTTAATGTCACAGCTAAGTTGAATCTTTGCTTTATTCGCTTAATGCTAAAGAGAATTGCTACTCATGAGATATGA
- the cas2 gene encoding CRISPR-associated endonuclease Cas2 has protein sequence MFIVISYDIPEDKRRTKIHKILKSYGQWMQFSVFECELTDAQYAKLRSRLSKLIKPSEDSIRFYFLCACCQTKIERIGGEQVRDDTIFFA, from the coding sequence ATGTTCATAGTTATCTCCTACGATATCCCTGAAGACAAACGCCGTACTAAAATCCATAAGATTCTCAAATCTTACGGTCAATGGATGCAGTTTAGTGTGTTTGAGTGCGAACTTACTGATGCTCAATATGCGAAGTTGCGATCGCGCTTGAGTAAGTTAATTAAACCCAGTGAAGATAGTATTCGCTTTTACTTCCTTTGCGCTTGCTGTCAGACTAAAATAGAGCGTATTGGTGGCGAACAGGTGCGAGACGATACAATATTTTTCGCTTAA